GCCCCTACTGTGGGCAGGCCGTCCAGGCCCCGGCCGCGATGGTCGAGTCGCTCGGCGCGACGAGCGAGCTACCGCTGCCGGGGATGCGCCGGTAGTGGCTCGGCAGGCGTGAATCGCAGGGTCGCTCGGTGCCCATCGTCATCCTGACGGCAGCGAGGAACGCCCTCCCGTCCGTCATCCCGACCGCGGCGAGGAACGAGCACACCCTCCGTCATCCCGACCGCGGCGAGGCACGAGCGGAGTTGAGGGATCTTCTCCTTCTGTGGCGTGAGGAAGATCCCTCGACTGCGTTCGCACGCTCACTCCGCTCGGGATGACGGTGACGGGAGCAGCCTCACTCCGCTCGGGATGACGGGAGAGGGTCGTCAGGCTTGCCCTGAGCGTGCCGAACGGGTCACTTCACTCGGGATGACGGGGGAAGCGTCGGGTGACCCGACCCGGTCCTTCACGACTGACAGGCCACTAGCCTTGCCAGCCGCAGCGCGGCTACCGTCCTCCGCCGGCGACCAGGAAGTCCATCGCGATCCACCCTTCCAGCCCGTCGTCCAGCCGCACGGGCCGCCAGAGCAGGTCTCCGTGGCGCTCGGCCGGGCCGGTCGGGATGACGCTTGCGCCCTCGGGGACGGTCTTCAGCACCGGCGCACTCCGTGACGGCTCGGCCCGCAGGCGTGCGCCAGCCCCCTCGGTGTTCGCCACGCGCAGCGGCGGGCGGGTGATCTCGTCCACGGACCGGGAGTCTGCGCCCGTGCGCTCGCCGGGGCCGGGCCGTGGCCCGAGCGCGGTCGTCTGCGCTGCGCCATCAGCCGGCCGGCCGCGCGGCGCACCCCGCGCCACGTTGCCCAGGTCAGGCGCGTAGGTCGGCGAGCCACGACCGCGCGGCAACCGCATGATCAGGTCGTAGGTGGCGCTCTTCTCGATCACCTGGTTGTCCTTGTCGAAGTCGAACATCCAGTAGACGCCCCGGTCGGGGTGCCAGAACAGCGGCGTGACTGCAACGACCCGCGAGTCGGCCATCCAGTCGCGGAACGCCTCCTCGTAGAACGCCGCGATCTCCTTCTCGTCGCCGGTGTTCAGGTGGCCGGCCTCGGTGATCAGCACCGGCATGTCCCGGCCGATGAACGCCAGCTCGGACTCGTAGGCGCGGTGGGTGTAGCGCAGCTCTGGCCCCTGGTGCGGCACCATGTACGGATTCGAGGCCCAGCCGTTAAGCCGCGCGAAGATGCCGGGCACCGCCGCGTCCATCTCGCCCAGGAACTCGTAGGCGTCCTGCATCTTCGGCATCTCGGTGGTGTTCGAGGCGTCGAGCGGGCCGTTCGCCACCATGAAGCGCTCAGAGTCGGCGAACACGTCCAGGAAGTTCTCGAGGTAGCGCGCGTAGCCCGCTGCATCGACCTCGCCGCCCCACTCGCGACCAAGGTTCGCCTCGTTGCCAGCAATGACCCAGACCTTCGCCACGGGCCACTTCCCCCGTTCGAGAAAGGCCCGCCAGCGCTCAGCGTCGTCAGGGTCCGGGCGGGACCACGTCTCGGCCTCGACGTCGAAACGGGTGGCGACGCGGATGATCGGCTGGAGATGGTTCTCGTAGCAGCGGTCCAGCAGCTCCTGCAGCAGTTGATCGCCCGTCGCGCTGTCGCGCTCGTCGGCGGTGAAGACGACGGTCAGGTAGCCCCAGTCGCCGCCGTTGGCGTTGACCAGCTCAGCCGCCGCCTCGACGTAGCGCGGGCGGCGCAGCCGCGCCACGTTCAGGCCGATGATGTTGTTGTTGCCAGCGGCCTGCTGGACGGCGGGCGGTCGCGGCGCGGCCTGCCCTTCGGGAAGCCCTGCTGGCACGGCGGCGTCGATGTGGTCGTTCTCCTCGTCCGCACGCGCAAGACCGCCGCCGAGCGGCAGCGCCGCGAGCAGCACCGCCAGAACGAGCTGCGTCAGCGTCAGTGCGAGGCGCCGTCGCTGCATCAACTTTCCTCCGCCGGGGACTCCGTGTCGCGCAATGCCGCCGAAGCGCGCGTCGCCGCCGATGATAGAGCGCGCGTCGTCCACCCGTCCCGCATTAAACGAGCGGAGGATATCCTAAAGGACGGCAAAACGGGAAGTCGAACGGACAGAAACGGTATCTCGCGTGAGCGCTGCGCGCCCTAGTCTACGCACAGACCACCACGCCCGGATCACCCAGGCGCCGTGCTCCCATGCAGCACCGGCAGCAGATCGTCCAGGGCCTGGCGGAACTCGGCGGCGTCGCGCAGGCCGCGCAGCACGGCGATGTGCAGGGCCACCAGGTCTGGCCGGGCAGCCAGCAGACGGGCCTCCTGCAGATCGCGCTCGGTGGGCGGCGGCCGCATGATGGCACTGTGGGTCACGTCCCACTCAGGGGCCAGGGCGGCGTCGCGGGCGGTCTGATACTCGGCGAACGCGGCGGCCTCGGGCTGTGCGCCGGCCCGGCTGGCGACGATGGCCCGCGCCAGCAGCTCGGCGCTGACGACGGCCGCCGTCGTGCCGCGCGCCGCCAGCGGATCGAGGTGGTAGCCGGCATCGCCCACCAGCGCCCAGCCTGGGCCGTACGGCTTGCGCTTGAACATGGCGAGATCGACGGCCCCGCCAATCGGCGAGACGCGCAGGGCTGGCCCCAGGTGCTCGCGGTAGAGCGGGTGCCGCCGCAGCCGCTGCTCGAAGCTCTCCGGCAGGCCGGCCCGGAAGGCCGGCAGATCGGT
The DNA window shown above is from Chloroflexota bacterium and carries:
- a CDS encoding SH3 domain-containing protein, with product MQRRRLALTLTQLVLAVLLAALPLGGGLARADEENDHIDAAVPAGLPEGQAAPRPPAVQQAAGNNNIIGLNVARLRRPRYVEAAAELVNANGGDWGYLTVVFTADERDSATGDQLLQELLDRCYENHLQPIIRVATRFDVEAETWSRPDPDDAERWRAFLERGKWPVAKVWVIAGNEANLGREWGGEVDAAGYARYLENFLDVFADSERFMVANGPLDASNTTEMPKMQDAYEFLGEMDAAVPGIFARLNGWASNPYMVPHQGPELRYTHRAYESELAFIGRDMPVLITEAGHLNTGDEKEIAAFYEEAFRDWMADSRVVAVTPLFWHPDRGVYWMFDFDKDNQVIEKSATYDLIMRLPRGRGSPTYAPDLGNVARGAPRGRPADGAAQTTALGPRPGPGERTGADSRSVDEITRPPLRVANTEGAGARLRAEPSRSAPVLKTVPEGASVIPTGPAERHGDLLWRPVRLDDGLEGWIAMDFLVAGGGR